The Candidatus Malacoplasma girerdii genome has a segment encoding these proteins:
- a CDS encoding type III restriction-modification system methylase yields the protein MSNALDLRKEVIEYYQNKLTNHEISEEDFGFIQRIINKCDNILDLQRFRTIINVYNRTGLYFRPIFDEKLTNKISYLKKNKDLSFVAPASLSLSLSEQYKNEHKLIIGDNFPILLNLLITHRNQIDIIYIDPPYGANSMGEAATVTYENKKLTRDHLLSMLKIRLEIAKLLLKDTGAIFCSIDDKNQAYVKCLFDEVFQEKNFVSNLIWVKKHGPGGNTSANDSIVTNTEYVLVYAKNIKLLNISILKHNQKRLKDLGYIYEDEYLNERGRYKLTPLFHPSSNGSFQYIKSLDYEIKAPDGTMFSLHVNKGKNKRAGRYTWSYSAYKAGDELGFIECHKNNDGDWIAYRKQYEKVKFNPRTRKVEQKDAGQPYENIINDLESTYIDDYYSAEGGKDFVNILVDKNIFNFPKPVRLIMHLLAMIDNNDAVVLDFFAGSGTTGEAVMQLNRLDQGNRKFILATNNENNIAYKVTYERLKRIMTGKSTSGEKFKWLEKNKPFINDSLSVYEVNFINNNDQNIFNAINENDYGMNSMSLKDKVDWICQNFKDTQKKLEENND from the coding sequence ATGAGCAATGCATTAGATTTAAGAAAAGAAGTTATTGAATATTATCAAAACAAACTTACTAATCACGAAATTAGTGAAGAGGACTTTGGTTTTATTCAAAGAATTATAAATAAGTGCGATAACATTCTTGATTTACAAAGATTTAGAACAATCATTAATGTTTATAACCGAACAGGATTATATTTTCGCCCTATTTTTGATGAAAAATTGACTAATAAGATCTCTTATTTAAAGAAAAATAAGGATTTGTCTTTTGTCGCTCCGGCGTCTCTCTCTCTCTCTCTCTCTGAGCAATATAAGAATGAACATAAATTAATTATTGGTGATAATTTCCCAATATTACTAAATCTACTCATAACTCATCGTAATCAAATCGATATTATCTATATTGATCCTCCTTATGGAGCAAACTCCATGGGAGAAGCTGCCACAGTTACTTATGAAAATAAAAAGTTAACTCGTGATCATTTATTATCGATGCTAAAAATTCGTCTAGAAATAGCCAAACTTCTTTTAAAAGATACTGGTGCTATTTTTTGTTCAATCGATGATAAAAATCAAGCATATGTTAAATGCTTATTTGATGAAGTATTTCAAGAAAAAAACTTTGTTAGTAATTTAATTTGAGTTAAAAAGCATGGCCCTGGTGGTAATACATCTGCCAATGATTCAATTGTAACTAATACTGAATATGTTTTAGTCTATGCTAAAAACATTAAGCTATTAAATATTTCAATTTTAAAACATAATCAGAAAAGATTGAAAGATTTAGGTTATATCTATGAAGATGAATACCTTAATGAACGTGGTCGATACAAGCTCACTCCGCTCTTCCACCCTAGTTCAAACGGATCTTTTCAATACATCAAAAGTCTTGATTATGAAATCAAGGCACCCGATGGAACAATGTTTAGTTTACATGTTAATAAAGGTAAAAATAAACGAGCGGGGCGTTATACCTGAAGCTACTCTGCATACAAGGCTGGAGATGAATTGGGTTTTATTGAGTGCCATAAAAATAATGATGGTGATTGAATTGCATATCGTAAACAATACGAAAAAGTTAAATTTAATCCAAGAACTAGAAAAGTTGAACAAAAAGATGCTGGTCAACCATATGAAAATATTATTAATGATCTTGAATCTACATATATCGATGATTATTACTCAGCTGAAGGCGGAAAAGATTTTGTTAATATTTTAGTTGACAAAAATATTTTCAATTTTCCTAAACCTGTACGATTAATTATGCACTTATTAGCAATGATTGATAATAATGATGCAGTTGTCTTAGATTTCTTTGCAGGAAGTGGAACAACTGGTGAAGCAGTAATGCAACTTAATCGTTTAGATCAAGGAAATCGTAAATTTATTCTTGCAACTAATAATGAAAATAACATTGCCTATAAAGTAACTTATGAACGTTTGAAAAGAATAATGACAGGAAAAAGCACTTCCGGAGAAAAATTTAAATGATTAGAAAAAAATAAACCATTTATTAATGATAGTTTAAGTGTTTATGAAGTAAATTTTATTAACAATAATGACCAAAACATTTTTAATGCAATTAATGAAAATGATTACGGGATGAATTCAATGTCATTAAAAGATAAAGTTGATTGAATTTGCCAAAACTTTAAAGACACACAAAAGAAATTAGAGGAAAACAATGATTAG